One Triticum dicoccoides isolate Atlit2015 ecotype Zavitan chromosome 4B, WEW_v2.0, whole genome shotgun sequence genomic window carries:
- the LOC119291209 gene encoding mitotic checkpoint protein BUB3.2-like, producing MSDAPGAAASAMGSGRELANPPSDGISNLRFSNHSDHLLVSSWDKTVRLYDAEANLLKGEFAHPGPVLDCCFHDDSSGFSAGADHTVRRLSFTSSKEDVLGRHDAPVRCVEYSYAAGQVITGSWDKTIKCWDPRGVSGPERTLVGTYAQPERVYSMSLVGNRLVVATAGRHVSIYDLRNMSQPEQKRESSLKYQTRCVRCFPNGTGYALSSVEGRVSMEFFDLSESAQSKKYAFKCHRKSESGRDTVYPVNAIAFHPIYGTFATGGHDGFVNVWDGTNKKRLYQYSKYASSIAALSFSKDGHLLAVASSYGYEEGEKPHEPDAIFIRGVNEVEVKPKPKALAAPQ from the exons ATGAGTGACGCACCCGGCGCAGCAGCCTCAGCTATGGGCAGCGGCAGGGAGCTCGCCAACCCGCCGTCGGACGGCATCTCCAACCTCCGCTTCTCCAACCACAGCGACCACCTCCTCGTTTCCTCCTGGGACAAG ACGGTTCGGCTGTACGACGCCGAGGCGAACCTGCTCAAAGGGGAGTTCGCGCACCCCGGGCCTGTGCTCGACTGCTGCTTCCACGACGACTCCTCCGGGTTTAGCGCTGGCGCCGACCACACCGTTCGGAG ATTATCATTTACTTCGTCAAAGGAGGATGTTCTGGGGCGTCATGATGCTCCAGTTCGCTGTGTGGAGTACTCTTATGCTGCAG GCCAAGTCATAACTGGCAGCTGGGACAAGACAATTAAATGCTGGGATCCCAGAGGAGTTAGCGGACCAGAGCGTACACTTGTTGGGACATATGCTCAACCAGAGCGTGTATATTCTATGTCACTGGTAGGAAATAGGTTGGTTGTTGCAACAGCAGGAAGACATGTCAGTATTTATGATTTGCGCAATATGTCTCAACCTGAGCAAAAAAGGGAATCCTCTTTGAAATATCAAACACGCTGTGTCCGATGTTTCCCCAATGGAACAG GGTATGCTCTAAGTTCTGTCGAAGGACGAGTCTCTATGGAGTTCTTCGACCTTTCCGAGTCTGCACAATCTAAAAA GTATGCTTTCAAGTGTCACCGGAAATCTGAATCTGGCAGGGACACTGTTTATCCTGTCAATGCCATTGCATTCCACCCAAT ATACGGCACATTTGCCACTGGAGGCCATGATGGATTTGTGAATGTGTGGGATGGCACAAACAAGAAGAGATTGTATCAG TATTCAAAGTACGCGTCAAGCATTGCTGCTCTGTCGTTCAGCAAGGATGGGCATCTGCTTGCTGTGGCATCAAGCTATGGTTACGAAGAGGGAGAGAAACC CCACGAGCCTGATGCAATATTTATCCGTGGGGTGAATGAAGTGGAGGTTAAGCCGAAGCCCAAGGCATTGGCCGCACCCCAGTAG